One Glycine soja cultivar W05 chromosome 2, ASM419377v2, whole genome shotgun sequence genomic region harbors:
- the LOC114398906 gene encoding uncharacterized protein LOC114398906, whose translation MASRRERDLFHSDEIDPVDALNGEDFDDSSSVESATSGGSRTQVGLTERLTDILVDERDGDLLIQQTNREDRLLQWLQALDMQVMGACRADERLKPLLKMNAACGVAEDPLLAQLTQHFEPSEVGMLARCFCVPLVSIRVGKINKEGTRFCPTSIRGNLTLVLLPSSDLRLSFIGDDGRTERLFTLTNKSQCSGVMVDEIPTDSSGRSFLVRTPDSRIFYFWCSEKSKLLGIELLGKMKDLLKRKPSIVELSGISKSRLDCFATQLRAFLVGTTGGRSHDSSVCASTSANSMSCSNVASESSHPSSSKFPRSRNIGGQTAKGDTTLYQSILSPRSSSFKEVPPRNLSSHRIAAREKIKRRGDNHQPTVDTLTNDSTNILDSSSTSDHDKASEVTKTLEFSPSFLGSLGKLGDVPSSMGLGGEVLPGMSPVFSPYYCWCPPGVSTCPSIAAVTQFPNSSIETLPFPSGASLLPNPLSANLLDPVHPLSTSMDFPPFFPDPLVRMSLPSQQIPTFTPLMCDPIVHVPVIDVCSSGQGYLVSAGPAMSPSIPPLHPNLVKPLIPESDAVVKGARETLRLLLSGSSQGNQQMMRDTLPAILTNPDEKQNNILVAGSRGLYTGTRDINAIANSIAAMGLVSLSGVSKVESGGYSELCENYGNLEAVKNSNDSGGAILDDEGGSFDSKQ comes from the exons ACGGCGATCTGTTGATTCAGCAGACTAATAGAGAGGACCGGTTGTTGCAGTGGCTTCAGGCTCTTGATATGCAAGTTATGGGAGCGTGTCGCGCTGACGAGCGGTTGAAGCCCTTGCTGAAGATGAACGCTGCTTGCGGCGTCGCGGAAGATCCTCTGCTGGCTCAATTGACTCAG CATTTTGAGCCATCTGAAGTTGGAATGTTAGCTAGATGCTTCTGCGTGCCGCTTGTTTCGATCCGCGTCGGGAAGATCAACAAGGAAGGGACTCGCTTCTGCCCTACTTCGATTAG GGGTAACTTGACACTTGTACTACTGCCAAGTTCTGATCTTCGTCTCTCGTTCATAGGGGATGATGGTAGAACAGAGAGATTATTCACCCTTACCAACAAATCCCAATGCTCTGGTGTTATGGTTGATGAAATCCCAACTGATAGTTCTGGCCGATCCTTCCTTGTAAGGACTCCAGATAgcagaattttttatttctggtGCTCTGAAAAGTCCAAGCTTTTGGGAATTGAATTACTTGGAAAG ATGAAGGATTTGCTCAAGAGAAAACCATCCATTGTTGAGTTGAGTGGCATTAGCAAGTCACGACTTGACTGCTTTGCAACTCAGCTTCGGGCCTTTCTTGTGGGGACAACGGGAGGCAGAAGTCATGATAGTTCAGTCTGTGCTTCAACATCTGCTAATTCCATGTCTTGCTCCAATGTTGCTTCCGAAAGTTCACACCCTTCATCTTCAAAATTTCCCCGATCACGAAACATTGGAGGTCAGACAGCAAAGGGAGATACAACTCTTTACCAGAGTATTCTTAGTCCAAGATCAAGTTCTTTTAAAGAGGTTCCACCAAGAAACTTGTCTTCTCACAGGATTGCAGCCAGGGAGAAAATTAAACGTCGTGGTGATAATCATCAGCCAACAGTTGATACCTTGACAAATGATTCAACAAACATTTTGGATTCATCTTCCACTTCTGATCATGACAAAGCATCAGAAGTTACCAAAACTCTTGAGTTTTCACCAAGTTTTCTGGGTTCACTTGGAAAGCTTGGTGATGTTCCGTCAAGCATGGGGCTGGGTGGGGAGGTCCTTCCCGGGATGTCACCCGTTTTTTCTCCTTACTATTGTTGGTGTCCCCCAGGGGTTTCTACCTGTCCTTCCATTGCAGCGGTTACGCAATTCCCCAACTCATCTATTGAAACATTGCCTTTTCCCTCAGGTGCCTCTTTATTACCCAATCCTCTATCGGCTAACTTGTTAGATCCAGTACATCCTCTTAGTACTTCCATGGACTTTCCTCCTTTTTTCCCTGATCCACTGGTGAGAATGTCCTTGCCATCTCAGCAGATTCCCACTTTCACACCATTAATGTGTGATCCAATTGTTCATGTCCCAGTGATTGACGTGTGCTCTTCAGGTCAGGGCTATCTTGTGAGTGCTGGCCCTGCAATGTCACCTAGCATTCCACCATTGCATCCAAACCTTGTGAAGCCATTGATTCCTGAATCTGATGCTGTGGTGAAGGGTGCAAGAGAGACTCTACGATTGCTACTTAGTGGTTCAAGCCAGGGTAACCAACAGATGATGAGGGACACTCTGCCAGCAATTTTAACTAATCCAGACGAAAAGCAAAACAACATCCTTGTGGCTGGCAGTCGTGGTCTTTACACCGGAACCAGAGATATTAATGCTATTGCAAACAGCATTGCTGCTATGGGATTAGTATCACTGTCTGGGGTATCCAAGGTAGAAAGTGGAGGCTATTCGGAGCTATGTGAAAACTATGGGAATTTGGAAGCAGTGAAAAATTCTAATGATTCAGGTGGTGCCATTTTGGATGATGAGGGCGGGTCTTTTGATTCTAAGCAGTAG